In Chromobacterium rhizoryzae, one genomic interval encodes:
- a CDS encoding gp53-like domain-containing protein yields MGYLNDKESWDKVPYFAEDAVLTGGPDCPDNVPIQALANRTAFLKQQAEQAARKAQPLSPDLSALAGIKGAGFYVSTGPGAAAARTLTAGQGLAISNADGKAGNPSVALSNSGVTPGNYSMVVVDAMGRVTSGRTMTAADVPALDWGKIASGKPSTLAGYGITDALSNAPATEAAAGILKIASQAQVNAGGNAGVAVTPKTLKFGFGCSLTQNGYLASPWWLGGWVFQWAVGTMTTVGDQEQNITFPIAFPNECIFLAVSTIAGSTALSDGWFQERTINRGWCSVVGQFIGGGSLSGGITPRIFAIGR; encoded by the coding sequence ATGGGATATTTGAACGACAAGGAAAGCTGGGACAAAGTCCCCTACTTTGCGGAGGACGCGGTGCTGACCGGCGGCCCGGATTGTCCGGACAACGTGCCGATTCAGGCCTTGGCCAACCGTACCGCGTTTCTGAAACAGCAAGCGGAACAAGCTGCACGCAAAGCCCAGCCGCTGAGCCCGGACCTAAGTGCCCTAGCCGGTATCAAAGGCGCCGGATTTTATGTCAGTACCGGACCGGGAGCCGCTGCCGCCCGGACTCTTACCGCCGGCCAAGGCCTCGCCATCAGCAACGCCGACGGCAAGGCAGGCAACCCTTCCGTGGCGCTGTCCAATAGCGGCGTGACACCGGGAAACTACAGCATGGTGGTGGTTGACGCCATGGGCCGCGTCACCAGCGGTCGCACAATGACAGCGGCCGACGTGCCGGCCCTGGACTGGGGCAAGATCGCCAGCGGCAAGCCGTCCACTTTGGCGGGCTACGGTATCACCGACGCCCTGAGCAACGCCCCGGCGACGGAAGCCGCCGCCGGCATTCTCAAAATCGCCAGCCAGGCGCAAGTCAATGCCGGCGGCAATGCCGGCGTGGCGGTGACGCCCAAAACCCTGAAATTCGGCTTTGGCTGCAGCTTGACGCAAAACGGCTATCTCGCGTCTCCATGGTGGCTGGGGGGCTGGGTGTTTCAATGGGCGGTAGGGACGATGACAACCGTGGGGGACCAAGAACAAAACATCACGTTCCCTATCGCCTTCCCGAACGAGTGTATTTTCCTGGCAGTTTCAACCATAGCCGGTTCCACGGCGCTGTCGGATGGCTGGTTTCAAGAGCGAACGATTAATCGCGGTTGGTGCTCGGTCGTCGGTCAGTTCATCGGCGGCGGCAGCTTGAGTGGTGGTATCACGCCGCGTATTTTTGCGATAGGACGATAA
- a CDS encoding tail fiber assembly protein produces the protein MAVYFSKSMMAFFPDSMRASYEKNGCWPEDAVLIEEALYRRVALQRPAEYTLVVNPDSGLPDLADSPRPSQAHCWNGAAWEASPAAEADYQRANVERELDRRRAAADAAITPLEDAVELGMATADELAALKAWKRCRVLLTRVPQQAGYPMAVDWPPAP, from the coding sequence ATGGCGGTCTATTTTTCAAAATCGATGATGGCGTTTTTCCCGGATAGCATGCGCGCGTCGTATGAAAAAAATGGGTGCTGGCCGGAGGATGCGGTGCTGATTGAAGAAGCCTTGTATCGGCGGGTGGCGCTTCAGCGACCAGCGGAATACACGCTTGTAGTGAATCCTGACAGTGGCTTGCCTGACCTCGCCGACAGTCCGCGCCCAAGTCAAGCTCATTGCTGGAACGGCGCGGCGTGGGAAGCCTCGCCGGCGGCCGAGGCGGACTATCAGCGGGCGAATGTGGAACGCGAACTGGATCGCCGCCGAGCGGCGGCGGATGCCGCCATCACCCCGCTGGAAGACGCGGTGGAGCTGGGCATGGCCACGGCGGACGAACTGGCCGCGCTCAAAGCCTGGAAGCGCTGCCGCGTACTGCTGACGCGAGTGCCGCAACAAGCCGGCTATCCCATGGCGGTAGACTGGCCGCCCGCGCCTTGA
- a CDS encoding response regulator transcription factor: MPPDAAGLLQHYLAAAGDREIRALLRHLSGVAHLEIPPHLVGGMALGLRRLLGDAAAREQNISHALGQLTDREIQVLEAVAAGGSNRQAAKALGISERTVRNHIENIGRKLGVGRFDGGKITVRKIIRHVYFAEAMRDTGVSAD; encoded by the coding sequence ATGCCGCCAGACGCCGCCGGCTTGCTCCAGCATTATTTGGCGGCGGCGGGAGACCGCGAGATTCGCGCGTTGTTGCGGCATCTGTCCGGCGTCGCTCATCTTGAGATTCCGCCCCATTTGGTGGGCGGCATGGCGCTGGGTTTGCGGCGCTTGCTGGGCGATGCCGCGGCGCGTGAGCAAAATATATCCCATGCTTTAGGTCAATTGACGGATAGGGAAATTCAGGTTCTTGAGGCGGTGGCCGCTGGCGGTAGCAATCGGCAAGCGGCGAAAGCTTTGGGCATTAGCGAGCGAACCGTGCGGAATCACATTGAAAACATTGGGAGAAAACTTGGCGTGGGCCGTTTTGATGGGGGCAAAATCACCGTTAGAAAAATCATCCGCCATGTCTATTTTGCGGAGGCTATGCGGGACACCGGCGTTTCCGCCGATTAA
- a CDS encoding phage tail sheath protein: MATDYHHGVRVLEIDEGSRPIRTVATAVIGMVCTSDDADPTAFPEDMPVLITDIDRAIGKAGVKGTLAPSLAAIADQCKPVLIVVRIKPGKTAEETTTKVIGTTTPDGRKTGIKALLNSKARFGLVPRILGAPGLDSQPVAAALAALAQQTRAFAYLSAYGCKTMGEAVAYRKKFGQREAMLIWPDFIAWDGAANKEAAAYATARALGLRAFIDETVGWHKTLSNVPVQGVTGISADIYFDLQGTATDADYLNSNEVTTLINQNGYRFWGSRTCSADPLYAFESYTRTAQVLADTFAEAQFWAVDKPLTPGLARDIIESLKAKGRSLVNQGYLLGFDCWFDAKVNDKDSLKAGKLAIDYDYTPVPPAENISLRQRITDKYLMDFASQVNA; this comes from the coding sequence ATGGCAACTGACTACCATCACGGCGTCCGCGTCCTTGAAATCGACGAAGGCAGCCGCCCCATCCGCACCGTCGCCACCGCCGTTATCGGCATGGTCTGCACCTCCGACGACGCCGACCCGACGGCGTTCCCGGAAGACATGCCGGTGCTGATTACCGATATTGACCGCGCCATCGGCAAGGCCGGCGTCAAGGGCACGCTGGCGCCCAGCCTGGCCGCCATCGCCGACCAGTGCAAGCCGGTGCTCATCGTCGTGCGCATCAAGCCCGGCAAGACCGCAGAAGAGACCACCACCAAGGTGATCGGCACCACCACCCCGGACGGCCGCAAGACCGGCATCAAGGCCTTGCTGAACAGCAAAGCCCGCTTTGGCCTGGTGCCGCGCATCCTCGGCGCGCCCGGCCTGGACAGCCAGCCGGTGGCGGCGGCGCTGGCGGCGCTGGCGCAACAGACCCGCGCCTTCGCCTACCTGTCCGCCTACGGCTGCAAAACCATGGGAGAGGCCGTGGCCTACCGCAAAAAGTTCGGCCAGCGCGAAGCGATGCTGATCTGGCCGGACTTCATCGCCTGGGACGGCGCCGCCAACAAAGAAGCCGCCGCCTACGCCACCGCCCGCGCGCTGGGCCTGCGCGCCTTCATCGACGAAACCGTCGGCTGGCACAAGACCCTCTCCAACGTGCCGGTGCAAGGCGTCACCGGCATCAGCGCCGACATCTACTTCGATCTGCAAGGCACCGCCACCGACGCCGACTACCTGAACAGCAATGAAGTCACCACCCTGATCAACCAGAACGGCTACCGCTTCTGGGGCTCGCGCACCTGCAGCGCGGACCCCTTGTATGCGTTCGAAAGCTACACCCGCACCGCCCAGGTGCTGGCCGACACCTTCGCCGAGGCGCAATTCTGGGCCGTCGACAAGCCGCTGACCCCGGGCCTGGCGCGCGACATCATCGAAAGCCTGAAAGCCAAGGGCCGCAGCCTGGTCAACCAAGGCTATCTGCTCGGCTTCGACTGCTGGTTCGACGCCAAGGTCAACGACAAGGACAGTCTCAAGGCCGGCAAACTGGCCATCGACTACGACTACACCCCGGTCCCGCCGGCGGAGAACATCAGCCTGCGCCAGCGCATCACCGATAAATACCTGATGGACTTCGCCAGCCAGGTCAACGCATAA